In Debaryomyces hansenii CBS767 chromosome A complete sequence, a genomic segment contains:
- a CDS encoding DEHA2D11088p (similar to uniprot|P33760 Saccharomyces cerevisiae YNL329C PEX6 peroxisomal assembly protein) — translation MPSAVLEKPLNEINKSISTTANVHFINDPTLSEQFDTIQLSFELFIRVFPDTGSDDSNNMSENKFVLIKLLGAPDYFKEFKIYRVTSIDHSAPTSNSVIFINHSNLLKFDNQLTLNSCVIQSIDYSCIPTIESLFVSVPPNIYSTLHDKPSTSIREQFINTFLLNSGSVVGTGDIIRSINGEVKLSEPVSQGIVSNNTNIVLIKTVENNNDDIDYNEKEIEDQEVSEDDLDSEIHLDLSTYLSSSLQIDSPAVHSVKLKVEPLPAKMSVDMLPPIWLKEDTELFVFANTAELPKLGFPVFNGDSVKLNYNNDKMIVKLFTFIEPNKSFRRRTLYLSPILLANLKLSSNSEVTLEPIRQRDHPFTNFFPVAKSVTISRVSSHITMDKTYQQHFFSELKTTFHKNLKCVKRGDFVPVVIDTVLAKTMFDTNNLIQQQQQLQPGEEENAPDMGVIPTGDPDEVAWFKIVDISGESHENETNQFIIDPTKTRLISSGVEFIKLPPNDFTHWYQYLKLPPVFNFNKAIDSNPTCFKYVSEFKKIVTTSLNSRSKINLKTTILLNSMTRGLGKTTMVRSVSTELGLNLIELDCFDLINPGAELKTIGLLTGKIDKLIGAQENSTDTDSSYHVIYLKHIENLCAQSNQNEQGANITTSLSLKVIQTLNEYLNDYSNLMIIMSCNDLDKLNENLRSLIKFQIDFSVPDEKERLEVFKFLIENETHKLINSNNPEPFEDREEFEDQFDVSTVSFSRRHDISFSSLALQSAGLTPRDLMSIIKKAKRLAISRLMGLAKDSNISLEKLIKVGNGGLITWIPEDFNKAINDARNQFSDSIGAPRIPDVKWEDIGGLDLVKDEIMDTIDMPLKHPELFSNGLKKRSGILFYGPPGTGKTLLAKAIATNFSLNFFSVKGPELLNMYIGESEANVRRVFQKARDAKPCVIFFDELDSVAPKRGNQGDSGGVMDRIVSQLLAELDGMSGGAEGGGDGVFVVGATNRPDLLDEALLRPGRFDKMLYLGISDTDEKQSKILEALTRKFKLADNVDLYEIAKRCSFTFTGADFYALCSDSMLNAMTRTANEVDAKIKKLNEELTSQGKEEISTRWWFDNAATPEDIDVLVQMEDFKKAQSELAPSVSAEELEHYLRVRENFEGGKEKAMANGTTSAANGTSQGIPHEFMQKVEELIGDGIDGIVDENGNHIHASSDH, via the coding sequence ATGCCGTCAGCAGTATTAGAAAAGCCTTtgaatgaaataaataagtcCATTTCTACTACGGCTAATGTCCATTTCATCAATGATCCTACGCTAAGTGAACAGTTCGACACCATTCAATTATCGTTCGAACTTTTCATACGTGTGTTCCCTGACACTGGTAGCGatgattccaataatatGTCTGAAAACAAGTTCGTCTTGATCAAATTGTTGGGTGCTCCAGATTActttaaagaattcaagatcTATCGGGTTACATCTATTGATCATAGTGCACCCACGTCCAATTCggttatatttataaatcattcaaactTGTTGAAATTCGACAATCAATTAACGTTGAATAGTTGTGTTATTCAGTCGATCGATTATTCGTGCATTCCTACTATAGAATCATTGTTTGTTTCGGTTCcaccaaatatttatctGACTTTGCATGATAAACCACTGACGTCCATTCGtgaacaatttattaatactttTTTGTTGAACAGTGGTTCGGTTGTCGGCACAGGTGATATTATTAGGTCTATAAATGGTGAAGTCAAGTTAAGTGAACCTGTGTCTCAAGGTATAGTTAGCAATAATACCAACATTGTGCTTATCAAAACTGTGgaaaacaataatgatgatatagaCTACAATGAAAAGGAAATAGAAGATCAGGAAGTTTCTGAGGATGATTTGGATTCTGAAATACATTTGGATTTGTCTACATATTTGTCGTCGTCTTTGCAAATTGACTCACCGGCAGTCCACTCTGTCAAGTTAAAGGTTGAACCACTTCCAGCAAAAATGAGTGTCGACATGTTACCGCCTATATGGCTTAAAGAAGATACGGAATTATTTGTGTTTGCCAATACGGCAGAATTGCCAAAGTTAGGCTTTCCAGTGTTTAACGGAGATTCTGTAAAacttaattataataatgacaaaATGATTGTTAAACTCTTTACATTCATTGAGCCAAACAAGTCTTTTCGCAGAAGAACGCTTTATCTATCTCCTATATTACTTGCTAACTTGAAGCTTTCTTCGAATAGTGAAGTTACCTTGGAACCTATCAGACAAAGAGATCACCCATTTACCAATTTCTTTCCAGTTGCTAAATCGGTAACTATATCAAGGGTCTCCTCTCATATCACAATGGATAAAACTTATCAGCAACATTTTTTTTCTGAGTTGAAGACAACCTTTCATAAAAACCTCAAGTGTGTTAAACGAGGTGACTTTGTACCTGTGGTTATTGATACGGTATTAGCAAAAACTATGTTCGATACTAATAATCTTATTcagcagcaacaacaattaCAACCtggtgaagaagagaatGCACCCGACATGGGGGTAATTCCAACCGGCGATCCAGATGAGGTGGCATGGTTTAAGATTGTGGATATTAGTGGCGAGTCTCatgaaaatgaaactaATCAATTTATCATAGATCCTACGAAAACAAGATTGATTTCATCAGGAGtagaatttattaaattacCGCCTAATGATTTTACTCATTGGTACCAATATTTGAAACTACCACCTGTATTTAACTTCAACAAAGCCATTGATTCAAACCCTACATGTTTCAAATATGTAAGCGAATTTAAGAAAATTGTAACTACAAGTTTAAATTCTCGGTCGAAGATTAACTTGAAAACTACAATCTTATTGAATTCCATGACTAGAGGTTTGGGTAAAACGACCATGGTTAGAAGCGTTTCTACTGAATTGGGACttaatttaatagaatTAGATTGTTTTGACTTGATCAATCCGGGCGCTGAATTGAAGACAATTGGTCTCCTCACGGGTAAAATAGATAAACTTATTGGTGCACAAGAAAATTCAACAGATACGGATTCCTCATATCACgtcatatatttgaaacatATTGAAAATCTATGTGCTCAGAGTAACCAAAATGAACAGGGAGCAAACATAACGACTTCTTTGTCGTTAAAGGTTATTCAAACATTGAATGAGTATCTCAATGATTACTCgaatttaatgattataATGAGTTGTAATGACTTGGATAAgttgaatgaaaatttgaGACTGTTAATTAAGTTCCAAATTGATTTCAGTGTTCCCGATGAAAAGGAAAGATTGGAAGTTTTTAAGTTTTTAATCGAAAATGAAACTCACAAACttattaattctaataatccGGAACCATTTGAGGATAGggaagaatttgaagatcaGTTTGATGTATCCACAGTTTCATTTAGCAGAAGACATGATATCAGTTTCTCTTCGTTAGCTTTACAGTCGGCAGGTTTAACACCTCGTGACTTGATGTCTATAATTAAAAAGGCAAAGCGGTTGGCAATCAGCAGACTAATGGGCCTTGCTAAAGACagtaatatttctttagaaaaattaattaaagttGGTAATGGTGGTTTAATAACTTGGATTCCAGAGGATTTTAATAAGGCTATTAATGATGCACGTAACCAATTCAGTGATTCTATTGGGGCACCACGTATTCCAGATGTTAAATGGGAAGATATTGGAGGTTTAGATTTAGTTAAGGATGAAATCATGGATACCATTGATATGCCATTAAAGCATCCAGAGTTATTTAGTAATGGACTTAAGAAAAGAAGTGGTATATTGTTCTATGGTCCACCAGGTACTGGTAAGACTTTACTTGCTAAGGCTATTGCTACTAACTTTTCGTTAAATTTCTTCAGTGTCAAAGGTCCTGAATTGCTTAACATGTATATTGGTGAATCTGAAGCAAATGTTAGACGAGTCTTTCAAAAGGCCCGGGATGCAAAGCCATGCGTTATCTTCTTCGATGAATTGGATTCTGTGGCTCCTAAGAGAGGAAATCAAGGTGATTCTGGTGGGGTTATGGACAGAATTGTTTCCCAATTATTAGCAGAATTAGACGGTATGAGTGGTGGTGCTGAAGGCGGAGGTGATGGTGTTTTCGTAGTGGGTGCTACAAATAGGCCTGATTTGTTGGATGAAGCTCTTTTAAGACCGGGTAGATTCGATAAGATGTTATACTTGGGTATTTCAGATACCGATGAAAAACAATCCAAGATTTTAGAGGCATTGACtagaaaattcaagttGGCTGACAATGTTGACTTGTATGAAATTGCGAAGAGGTGTTCTTTTACCTTTACAGGGGCTGATTTCTATGCGTTATGCTCGGACTCGATGTTAAATGCTATGACCAGAACGGCAAATGAAGTGGATGCCAAGATCAAAAAGCTCAACGAAGAGTTGACGTCCcaaggaaaagaagaaatatctaCCAGATGGTGGTTTGATAATGCTGCAACGCCAGAAGATATCGACGTATTAGTTCAAATGGAGGACTTCAAGAAAGCACAAAGCGAACTTGCGCCATCTGTGAGCGCCGAGGAATTGGAGCACTACTTACGGGTGAGAGAGAATTTCGAGGGAGGCAAAGAGAAGGCCATGGCTAACGGTACCACCAGTGCTGCCAACGGCACCTCGCAAGGTATTCCCCACGAGTTTATGCAAAAGGTTGAGGAACTAATTGGCGATGGAATCGACGGCATCGTCGACGAGAACGGTAATCACATACATGCTTCCAGCGACCACTAG
- a CDS encoding 60S ribosomal protein L31 (highly similar to uniprot|P04649 Saccharomyces cerevisiae YLR406C RPL31B Protein component of the large (60S) ribosomal subunit and highly similar to uniprot|P04649 Saccharomyces cerevisiae YDL075W RPL31A Protein component of the large (60S) ribosomal subunit): MALQDVVTREYTINLHKRLHGVHFKKRAPNAVKEIKKFATLHMGTSDVRLDPKLNVQLWKRGVQGVENRMRLRISRKRNDEENAKEKLFALVEPVTVASAKGLHTVVVDEDEA; encoded by the exons ATGGCATTACAAGACGTTGTTACCCGTGAATACACCATCAACTTACACAAGAGA TTGCACGGTGTTCATTTCAAGAAGAGAGCTCCAAATGCTGTCAAGGAAATCAAGAAGTTCGCCACTTTACACATGGGTACCTCTGATGTTAGATTAGATCCTAAATTAAACGTCCAATTATGGAAGAGAGGTGTCCAAGGTGTCGAAAATAGAATGAGATTAAGAATCTCTAGAAAGAGAAacgacgaagaaaatgctaaggaaaaattatttgcttTAGTCGAACCAGTCACTGTTGCTTCTGCCAAGGGTTTACACACcgttgttgttgatgaagatgaagcttaa
- a CDS encoding DEHA2D11176p (no similarity), translating into MSSQDVPHSDEGQQSNSHGNLLLQAKHNQKKLLQESSHLSQQLHRTLASLIRSNSSNGNGCPPVLDKITTVHQLDQEIDRQLKEDVSVNYEGLLNDKQKLTNLINKSYRRLQFHSHEDTKKQTSSIDLFQRRSELIDQDLRILENTLKLIQSNKDRTK; encoded by the coding sequence ATGAGTTCACAAGACGTACCACATAGCGACGAAGGTCAACAGTCCAATCTGCATGGAAACTTACTTCTACAAGCTAAACATAATCAAAAGAAACTATTACAGGAATCGTCACATTTATCACAACAATTACATAGGACCCTCGCATCCTTGATACGAAGCAACTCATCTAATGGCAATGGGTGCCCACCTGTATTAGACAAGATAACGACGGTTCATCAATTGGACCAGGAAATTGATAGACAATTAAAAGAAGATGTGTCTGTGAACTATGAAGGACTTTTAAATGACAAACAAAAGCTCACAAACCTAATAAATAAAAGTTACAGGAGATTGCAATTCCACTCCCACGAAGATACTAAGAAACAAACCAGTTCAATAGATTTGTTTCAGCGAAGATCAGAATTAATCGACCAAGACTTGAGgatattagaaaatacaTTAAAGCTCATTCAACTGAACAAAGATCGTActaaatga
- a CDS encoding DEHA2D11044p (highly similar to uniprot|P00549 Saccharomyces cerevisiae YAL038W CDC19 Pyruvate kinase or uniprot|P52489 Saccharomyces cerevisiae YOR347C PYK2 Pyruvate kinase) translates to MSNASLSWLTKLNTSETPDKVLRRSSIIGTIGPKTNNVDVLVKLRKAGLNIVRMNFSHGSYEYHQSVIDNAKQSEEIYKGRPLAIALDTKGPEIRTGTTIDDKDYPILPNHEMIFTTDEAYAKKCDDKVMFIDYKNITKVIEAGKIIYIDDGVVSFEVLQIVDDKTLKVRSVNSGKICSHKGVNLPGTDVDLPALSEKDKADIKFGVKNGVHMIFASFIRTGDDIKEIRKVLGEEGKDIQIIAKIENQQGVNNFDEILVETDGVMVARGDLGIEIPAPQVFVVQKQLIAKCNLAAKPVICATQMLESMTYNPRPTRAEVSDVGNAILDGADCVMLSGETAKGNYPFEAVSMMHNTAIIAEKAIAYQPLHNEIRSLANRPTPTTETCAMASVSAAYEQDAKAIVVLSTSGFTSRLVSKYKPNVPVMMVTRNHRAARYCHLYRGVYPFVYEKKTVDNWQEDVENRLRWAVSEAIDLGIIKKGDSIVTIQGWTRGSGHSNTVRVVQA, encoded by the coding sequence ATGTCTAACGCATCATTATCTTGGTTAACCAAATTGAATACCAGTGAAACCCCAGATAAGGTTTTACGTCGTTCGTCTATTATCGGTACTATTGGACCAAAGACCAACAACGTTGACGTTTTGGTCAAATTAAGAAAGGCCGGTTTAAACATTGTTCGTATGAACTTCTCGCACGGATCTTACGAATACCATCAATCCGTTATTGACAATGCTAAGCAATCGGAAGAAATCTACAAGGGCCGTCCATTGGCCATTGCTTTGGACACTAAAGGTCCAGAAATCAGAACTGGTACTACCATTGACGACAAGGACTACCCAATCTTACCAAACCATGAAATGATCTTCACCACTGACGAAGCTTACGCTAAGAAGTGTGACGACAAGGTTATGTTCATCGACTACAAGAATATCACCAAGGTCATCGAAGCCGGtaaaatcatatatattgaCGATGGTGTTGTTTCATTCGAAGTTTTACAAATTGTCGACGATAAGACCTTGAAGGTTAGATCCGTCAACTCCGGTAAGATATGTTCCCACAAGGGTGTTAACTTGCCAGGTACCGATGTTGACTTACCAGCTTTATCCGAAAAGGATAAGGCTGATATCAAATTCGGTGTCAAGAACGGTGTCCACATGATCTTTGCTTCTTTCATCAGAACTGGTGACGATATCAAGGAAATCCGTAAGGTTTTAGGTGAAGAAGGTAAGGATATCCAAATCATTGCTAAGATCGAAAATCAACAAGGTGTCAACAACTTTGACGAAATCTTAGTCGAAACCGATGGTGTTATGGTTGCCAGAGGTGATTTAGGTATTGAAATTCCTGCTCCTCAAGTCTTTGTTGTTCAAAAGCAATTGATTGCTAAGTGTAACTTGGCTGCTAAGCCAGTCATTTGTGCCACCCAAATGTTGGAATCCATGACTTACAACCCAAGACCAACCAGAGCCGAAGTTTCTGATGTCGGTAACGCCATTTTAGATGGTGCTGATTGTGTTATGTTGTCTGGTGAAACTGCCAAGGGTAACTACCCATTCGAAGCTGTCTCCATGATGCACAACACCGCTATCATTGCTGAAAAGGCCATCGCTTACCAACCTTTACACAACGAAATCAGGTCTTTAGCTAACAGACCAACACCTACCACCGAAACATGTGCCATGGCTTCCGTCTCAGCTGCCTACGAACAAGATGCTAAGGCTATTGTTGTTTTGTCCACCTCTGGTTTCACCTCCAGATTGGTTTCCAAATACAAGCCAAATGTCCCAGTTATGATGGTTACAAGAAACCATAGAGCTGCTAGATACTGTCACTTGTACAGAGGTGTCTACCCATTTGTCTACGAAAAGAAAACTGTTGACAACTGGCAAGAAGATGTCGAAAACAGATTAAGATGGGCTGTTTCTGAAGCTATTGATTTAGGTATCATCAAGAAGGGTGACTCCATCGTTACTATTCAAGGTTGGACCAGAGGTTCTGGTCACTCTAACACTGTTAGGGTTGTCCAAGCTTAA
- a CDS encoding DEHA2D11066p (similar to uniprot|P42834 Saccharomyces cerevisiae YNL328C MDJ2 heat shock protein mitochondrial chaperone), translating to MVLPIVIGLGATIAALTAKSTISAYRKYLLLTPHMIASLNNIRLNSPTPTTEGGKLHPHDSIHRFLRQKYPRTGFNDKMTEQEALMIMGIEGDEIMHMDKKLLKERYRKLMVMNHPDKQGSQYLSQKINQAKDILDKSYLFKK from the coding sequence ATGGTATTACCGATTGTGATAGGACTAGGGGCCACAATAGCTGCTTTGACCGCTAAGTCAACTATTTCTGCATACAGGAAGTACTTGTTATTGACACCACATATGATAGCGTCGTTGAACAATATTCGGTTGAATTCGCCTACACCGACGACAGAAGGAGGAAAGCTTCACCCCCATGACTCGATACACCGGTTTTTGCGACAGAAGTACCCACGTACGGGATTCAACGATAAGATGACGGAGCAAGAGGCGTTGATGATTATGGGAATCGAGGGAGATGAGATCATGCACATGGACAAAAAGCTACTTAAAGAGCGATACAGGAAGTTGATGGTGATGAACCACCCGGACAAACAGGGAAGCCAGTACTTGAGCCAGAAGATCAACCAGGCGAAGGATATTTTAGACAAGAgctatttatttaaaaaatga
- a CDS encoding DEHA2D11154p (similar to CA3486|IPF3206 Candida albicans IPF3206) — protein sequence MNTINKQFLSKESLFLKFPNVPLDECNIEDLLVGIKSKQPYNELIDLTYYLLKNNSLSLSELLKIWEIRLILHLFNNQLTFSKKEAINLNNALYLNENNDIAPPQGQQVQNPNSNNDSRASSMNSGIGNTPSPSPGLQPIYPLPKNNNGLIGHSLLIMILRLRSIPNLSLVNELYKLCYQLRLRSSGAEEEKVGLQLKLINLSYDIIVILSITKNYHTLLNYLESIRYELVLQKKQNQLSDMYRQYLSNVTLLWVIILIMVYVRNGTKKDRLTDIITKHYQDTFENDVNELSMNSLSYVLSHISPLPSSEEMATVPPGALTISHLVQLILSGDISGRIICSTIGLWDISNVHGYSLTKDDEFKLNHQPSDASDNLSSCYNELTSDWGRFIYKVYGLE from the coding sequence ATGAACACAATTAATAAGCAATTCCTCTCGAAAGAGTCACTTTTCTTGAAGTTTCCTAATGTACCACTTGATGAGTGCAATATTGAAGACTTATTGGTAGGTATAAAATCCAAGCAACCATATAATGAACTTATAGATTTAACATATTATCttttaaagaataattCCTTATCGTTATCGGAATTACTTAAAATATGGGAGATTAGACTAATATTGcatttatttaataaccAATTGACGTTTTCTAAGAAAGAAGCTATTAATTTAAACAATGCATTGTACTTGAATGAAAACAACGATATCGCCCCACCACAAGGTCAGCAAGTCCAAAATccaaatagtaataatgataGTAGAGCAAGCTCCATGAATTCAGGAATTGGAAATACACCAAGTCCAAGTCCCGGATTACAACCAATATATCCTTTaccaaaaaataataatggccTAATTGGCCATAGCTTGTTGATAATGATCCTCAGATTGAGGTCTATACCGAACTTGAGCCTCGTCAACGAGTTATACAAGCTATGTTATCAGTTGAGGCTAAGATCATCGGGCGCTGAAGAGGAGAAAGTAGGCTTACAACTAAAGTTGATCAACTTGAGCTATGATATCATTGTCATACTCAGTATCACCAAGAATTACCATACGTTACTCAATTACTTAGAGTCGATTAGATATGAGTTGGTGTTacagaagaaacaaaacCAACTTTCCGATATGTATAGGCAGTATCTATCGAACGTGACATTACTATGGGTGATTATCCTTATCATGGTGTACGTTCGAAATGGAACAAAGAAGGACAGGTTAACCGATATAATTACCAAGCACTACCAAGACACATTTGAGAACGATGtcaatgaattatctaTGAACAGTTTATCGTATGTGTTGTCCCACATACTGCCTCTCCCGTCGTCAGAAGAAATGGCCACGGTACCACCGGGTGCCCTAACAATACTGCATTTGGTGCAATTGATTCTACTGGGTGATATCTCTGGAAGAATAATATGTTCTACAATAGGCTTGTGGGATATCTCGAATGTGCACGGATACTCCTTGACCAAAGATGACgaatttaaattaaatcaCCAGCCCAGTGATGCCTCCGATAACTTGTCGTCGTGTTACAATGAATTGACCAGCGACTGGGGCAGGTTTATTTACAAGGTATACGGATTAGAGTAA
- a CDS encoding DEHA2D11132p (no similarity) produces MYEDSNRLAIRGGSPMETYGKGKNSLKRKSSCVDNHWGLECMRESESQWLGRCSLFVVTAKRSR; encoded by the coding sequence ATGTATGAAGACAGTAACAGACTAGCTATACGGGGAGGCCTGCCTATGGAGACCTATGGAAAAGGTAAAAATTCCCTTAAACGGAAGAGTTCATGCGTTGATAACCATTGGGGATTAGAATGTATGAGAGAAAGCGAAAGTCAATGGTTAGGGCGATGTAGTTTGTTTGTAGTTACTGCAAAAAGGTCGCGGTAG
- a CDS encoding DEHA2D11198p (similar to CA3487|IPF3203 Candida albicans IPF3203), which yields MIDTIETSTENSSFQPKSILKNSKSVLTLQSKTTPSDRKNSNSKKKVSSFIKNISISWNLLRLKVRSLSDEVFTTDELVDDLFVDTDLDDPLERLARNNKGYASTEEQFLKEFKKHKSLDKMHEDYVQKVQPIHEELKSSTTATSDIQTKGSLSLQDLIRQISDTTNSSKTPCNDSEDDEEEEGGSKSVSYHDVDICKMREDLSLSLKQIVSSESIADTSKSTLRERGSQINLGEMLWEYRRSKWLITNPEGELRAEEHLRQSSIAHIPKNSYVRIYNNLVDKGRLLKDDKRINLSDLIKVINAGWIAEERWDRAAKGLA from the coding sequence ATGATTGACACCATAGAAACATCGACAgagaattcatcatttcaACCTAAATCTATTCTtaagaattcaaaatcagtACTAACTTTACAGTCTAAGACTACACCCTCAGACAGGAAAAATTCCAACTCCAAAAAAAAAGTGTCTAgtttcattaaaaatatttctatacTGTGGAACTTGTTGAGGTTAAAAGTAAGATCATTATCTGACGAAGTTTTTACAACCGACGAACTAGTGGACGATCTATTTGTTGATACCGATTTAGACGATCCACTCGAAAGGCTAGCAAGGAATAATAAAGGATACGCATCAACAGAAGAGcaatttttaaaagaatttaaaaagCACAAAAGTCTAGACAAAATGCATGAAGACTATGTACAGAAGGTCCAACCTATacatgaagaattgaaatcatcGACAACTGCAACTTCTGATATTCAGACAAAGGGAAGTCTTTCGTTGCAAGACTTAATACGGCAAATTTCCGACACTACGAATTCGTCAAAAACCCCTTGTAACGACTccgaagatgatgaagaggaagaaggTGGTTCAAAACTGGTTTCATATCACGATGTTGATATATGTAAGATGAGAGAGGATTTATCCTTGCTGCTTAAACAGATAGTCTCATCGGAAAGTATCGCAGATACCTCAAAGTCTACTTTGCGTGAAAGAGGAAGCCAGATAAACCTTGGAGAAATGTTATGGGAATATCGTCGGAGTAAATGGTTGATCACAAATCCTGAAGGAGAATTAAGGGCTGAGGAACACTTGCGTCAGCTGTCCATAGCACATATTCCAAAAAACTCCTACGTTCgaatttataataatttagtCGACAAAGGAAGGTTATTAAAAGACGACAAGCGTATAAATTTAAGTGATCTAATTAAGGTTATTAACGCTGGTTGGATTGCAGAAGAAAGATGGGATCGAGCAGCCAAAGGTTTAGCATAA
- a CDS encoding DEHA2D11022p (similar to uniprot|P49017 Saccharomyces cerevisiae YML110C COQ5 Ubiquinone biosynthesis methyltransferase), translating to MSVRLVSKSFGRLEKPLIAYANSGVSIRRYSDNSSDSTTHFGYKTVNKDDKEKLVKGVFSSVASNYDVMNDVMSLGIHRVWKSHFINRLDAGMRPGASRPLDFLDVAGGTGDIAFGLLEHAEKKYNDRLSTMTVADINPDMLAEGEMRFQESKWNDGSDRVNFLVQNGETMDAIEDNSKDVYTIAFGIRNFTDIQAGLNTAYRVLRPGGIFACLEFSQVDNPILDYAYQAYSFSLLPLMGQLVANDRESYQYLVESIRRFPKQEEFRDMIEKAGFYIPERGYENLTFGVSSIHIGVKL from the coding sequence atgAGCGTAAGGCTAGTATCTAAATCGTTTGGTCGGTTAGAGAAACCTTTGATTGCGTATGCTAATTCAGGAGTATCTATTAGACGTTATTCTGATAATAGTCTGGACTCAACTACGCATTTTGGATATAAAACCGTgaataaagatgataaagaaaaattagttAAAGGAGttttttcttctgttgCTTCAAATTATGATGTTATGAATGATGTTATGTCTCTTGGTATACATAGGGTATGGAAGAGCCATTTTATTAACAGGTTAGATGCTGGTATGAGACCCGGTGCAAGCCGTCCATTGGATTTTCTCGATGTTGCTGGTGGTACCGGAGACATTGCGTTTGGTTTATTAGAGCACGCggaaaagaaatataatgacAGGTTGTCAACCATGACGGTGGCTGATATTAATCCTGATATGTTAGCCGAGGGAGAAATGAGATTCCAAGAGCTGAAGTGGAACGACGGTTCGGACAGAGTTAACTTTTTGGTTCAAAACGGTGAAACTATGGATGCTATTGAGGATAACTCTAAGGATGTTTACACTATTGCATTTGGTATTAGAAATTTTACTGATATTCAGGCGGGTCTTAACACTGCTTACAGAGTATTGAGACCAGGTGGTATATTCGCATGTCTTGAATTCTCCCAGGTTGACAACCCTATTCTCGACTATGCTTACCAAGcatattctttttcattgtTGCCATTGATGGGTCAATTGGTTGCCAATGATAGAGAATCTTATCAATACTTGGTTGAAAGTATCAGAAGATTTCCAAagcaagaagaattcaGAGATATGATTGAAAAGGCGGGCTTTTATATTCCTGAAAGAGGTTATGAAAATTTGACTTTTGGTGTTTCGTCAATCCATATTGGTGTGAAACTTTAG